The segment TGCCTCATGTCGGGTCTCAAATCCGAATAGTATACACAGCTCGTGTATAGACATCTCATAAAGCAGTCCTCTACATAGGAATGTAAGTTTACCTTCGCTAGCAACTTTGTTTACCTCGGACTTGTAGTGCAACTCAACTGAAGAGAGAAACTGTATAACCAAGTCTGGATATAATGGTTGTGGATTGTAGCCAAGAGTCCCAAGTCCCATGTTTTTCCACATCTTTTTGACATCCCGCACAATTCCCAACTCCTTTGTAGTGTAATCGCAGATGAACTTTGTTGGTTTAAATCTCATCCGCTGCAAACCATTGTAGAGAATGCAGTGGTAATCACTCCAACCAGCATAGTAATCGCGGTGTGCGTAGGATGCAAGTTCTCTCAGCTCCTTCTTACTTGAGATTTGTCGGTTATGAATTGTAGGGAGTTTAGAGAATGGAGTCAATGGGTCACGAGGCCAAGGGGCTGCTTCCCGAGGCTCATCACTTTCGGGCTGCGCTGAGGTCGAAGCAGCTGTTTCCTTGGTCTTTTTCGGTATTCCTTTTTTCACCATTTTCTGCACACAAACCTTAACAAATGAGTTCTCAAATGTAAAACTGAGTAAATTGACATGGACAATGATTCAACACCTATGCAACTCAACAACTAACATTACAGCATCAGTAATCTCACTCTATTAATTCCAAATTTTcggaatttttttataaaataagtaacCCTAAATTCTTAAATCAAACTTAAAACTACGAATTAAGGCAAGAGCTATATGGAAAATCGTCACTAATCATCACCCTAACACACGATTTAAGCCAAAACGACTTAATAACACTAAAATTTCACTTTTTGCTATTTAAATTTCGAACTATAAAAGTGGAGATAGAGTTTCATACCTTCACAGATCGACCGAAAGAGTGGTAGATTAGGAATTATCTCACGAAATCGTGTGGGTTAGGCTCAAGAATCGTCCAAATCGGAGTTAAATCGAGAGAGATAGGATTTATGAAGGGGGTTTTGATTCCATTCTCTCAAGAAAAATTGGGGAAGAAGATAAAAGTGAGGTTTTGATCTCACAATCACGATTTTATGAGTAAAATCGTGTTATTCCGGTTCAATTTAAGTGGGTATTAAACCGGATTTAACCGATGAAAACCCCAAAATAGACTTATCAGGGtgcgggatcgatcgatccgaaAGACAGATCGATCGATCTGAAAGCGATCAAGCTTTGCCGAACGAGCGTACTGGAACAGGTCGATCAAAAGTTGCTGCGCGTTTTTCTGTTTGTTCTGCATAATGGGGtgcgggatcgatcgatccgacAGGCAGATCGATCGATCCGAAAGTGATCGAGCTTTGCCGAACGAGCGTACTGGAACAGGTCGATCAAAAGTTGCTGCgcgttttttgtttgttctgcATAATGCTCAGGGtgcgggatcgatcgatccgacAGACAGATCGATCGATCTGAAAGTGATCGAGCTTTGCCGAACGAGCGTAATGGAACAGGTCGATCAAAAGTTGCTGCgcgttttttgtttgttctgcTCTATATAGATCGAGCTTTTTGGATCGACCAGCATCTGTAGATCGATCGATCTACTTAGATTTACCGGGTTCGCAATTGTTAATGTTGTCTTTCATTTTGTAAGATCAAGTACTGTATATAGGAAAAAACCATTAAAACACAAACTCCTAAAATCATTacaaaataagtttaaaaaagCATAACCaacaataaatcataaatcatcaatctcaacatACTCGGCAGGCTTACTACACTTAATAGGTTCATACTTTGACATTCTCTCAATCAGTTCTAGATCATTAGCTGCTTCCCATAGATCCCACAGTCTTTATCCGAGCTCCCCAGATGTTCTCATCATTCACCATAAATATGTCCAACCCAAGCACGTGGCATTCGATGTGTTTTATAGTGTACACACCACAATGACATTGAAGTCGGTTAAGACCACTCATAGGTACATAGGAAACATTGTACGGAGTGATGTGGAGATGCTTATGTATTGTCAATGACTGCACGGCCTTGACAATCCGAGGAATAAGCTGCGCGAAAGCTTCCACttccttgattttttttttacccccGCAGTCAAACACCTGGATATTCCTAGTCACAAAACTGATGCATAAAGCAATCCAATGGTTGTAATTGACCCAGACAGGAACGTACATCCGATCCACATCGACATTCCACAACATTTGTGTTCTTTCATGGGAAGGCAGTTCACCTTTACCGTATTGCAGTAGTAATGGATCCATAGTGTATTTCTTAATACCCTTACAGAAATTCTGGTAATCCTTAGCAATGAGGTCGCTGAAGACGCATGTCATGAAAGCAACACGATCTACGTTCCATCGTATCAATGTTGTTCTTTCCCGGAAAACATACATTATAGCATCAATTTCCTACAAAAACGAAGACAAATCTGTAATGTATACAGTAATATAATAGGTAACATTTTATAGAAATAACCAGTCGAATGCTTACGTAGTTTTTAAGCCAACTGCTGGCAGACATAATACGTCCGGCTAGATCACCGTCTAACATAGAAGGACCAATCTGTATAGCTCTGTAAACAAAATACAATGGTAGAGATGTCAATTATTAAGAAAATCAACCGAATGATATATACAAAGGAATAACATACGTTCGTGTATCTTGCCAGTCCTGCATCTTCTTAAAATCTGTAGGATGCACAAACACCAAGCAGCGATCAGGGAAATTTTCGCCGTCTAGCTCTATATCTCGGTCATCTAATCGGACCGCTGGCTTCTTCAATGATTTTTGAAGTTCCAATGAATCTGTTGGCTTCTTCAATGATTTTGGAAGTTCCAACCAATCCAATGAATCTTCGACTTTAGCTTGAGAAGGATTCAAACCTTTCACAAATGTGTCTAATGGAAGGTTCTTCATGCAACTTTCCAAAAACTCTTGTGTACCCATACGAAGATCACTAGCTGATGATTGAGTAACTTTTGCACGAGGTAAATTGACACACGAATCAGCAGTCTTTAACTCTTGGTTTTTTACAGCCTGTTGACAAACACGTACAATTACAAATTACACATACAAGTTTCATGTTCAAAATAGAGAATAGACATAAACGCCAAGTTCGAAATCCATAATAAACATACAAACTTCCAAATacatattacattaaatatagtGATTACATAAACGACAAGTTTCAAATACATATTACCGCCTCATTCCAAGTTCTAACAACCTAGCTTCAAAGACCTACATTCCATCGCCTAGTTCCAAGCTTTCAACAACTTTTAACTCTTTCTCTTAGTAGTTACCTTTTTCTTTGATGGAGCAGTGCCTTTTTTGCTGGTGCTAGGACCACTGTTGATTTTGGTCAAGCTAGGACCGCTTGCTTGATCACTCTTTCCCACCAATTCAGTCACCACTAAACTTGTCCTGAGCTGTGTAACCTCAGCCTCAATTTTCCCCAATC is part of the Brassica rapa cultivar Chiifu-401-42 chromosome A09, CAAS_Brap_v3.01, whole genome shotgun sequence genome and harbors:
- the LOC103841110 gene encoding uncharacterized protein LOC103841110 codes for the protein MTSKRHEKWFTFARRPLRFGLQEYHAVTGLKVKRENNSGLVTWKDDNGFWSKQIKTNGKINLQIIKKKHLEESNTWTWVDRVRLIYLCVIMGVVMGKDEKVNIPHLYMKLAMDLEKLRNYPWGLYSFDFLLKQIDKTRHKLEQKEGYLMEGFLFGFQIWIMEAVPALGEICGTKVSKNFTGPLCGNWRGCAKCSYEDIIGVENLFPENGILHSFMESHIDGVVLLATDFVQKDEKKDERVDRILDMINSKHDWNNHVWGVKEATNSEFEESGEEKGEDQTADTERGENSHVAGNVDGTADVSGRNKRKHADRGAESRKKNVLCHLAASSKGNIDTDMKNFLEDLVQASFTAFGEKFCQQFSDRLGKIETEVTQLRTASERTEQFETVVTDRLGKIEAEVTQLRTSLVVTELVGKSDQASGPSLTKINSGPSTSKKGTAPSKKKAVKNQELKTADSCVNLPRAKVTQSSASDLRMGTQEFLESCMKNLPLDTFVKGLNPSQAKVEDSLDWLELPKSLKKPTDSLELQKSLKKPAVRLDDRDIELDGENFPDRCLVFVHPTDFKKMQDWQDTRTAIQIGPSMLDGDLAGRIMSASSWLKNYEIDAIMYVFRERTTLIRWNVDRVAFMTCVFSDLIAKDYQNFCKGIKKYTMDPLLLQYGKGELPSHERTQMLWNVDVDRMYVPVWVNYNHWIALCISFVTRNIQVFDCGGKKKIKEVEAFAQLIPRIVKAVQSLTIHKHLHITPYNVSYVPMSGLNRLQCHCGVYTIKHIECHVLGLDIFMVNDENIWGARIKTVGSMGSS